A window of the Streptomyces luomodiensis genome harbors these coding sequences:
- a CDS encoding CocE/NonD family hydrolase gives MKLRKTRPRGLRPAAVVAAAAVLVGAGTWAVAAPDDGPAVHREDRVLDMPGARIDTSYFTAGAGRRPAVLLGHGFGGSKDDVRDRAEALARDGYAVLTWSARGFGRSTGKIGLNDPDHEVADVRRLVDWLAQRPEVRLDGQGDPRVGVAGASYGGAISLLAAGYDRRVDAIAPEITYWNLADALFPHGVYKKLWAGLFFTTGSAGLTQAPEGAGNEDGDGGGVANRATDQEGWSCGRFEKELCEMYERVAVAGKPDAAARRLLEERSPFAVADRIKVPTLILQGQADSLFPLDQADAMAKAIRAGGAPVAVDWTAGGHDGGDRETSRVAARTRAWFDRYLKGDKGTDTGPAFRISRTGGVDTTNGALQLRGATGDRYPGLGDGRRTVALRGREQSFANPPGAGPPSVSTVPGVAGLSQASSLGVGLSLDVPGQFARFDSAPLDRTLRITGSPEVRVRVKADTEDAVLFAKVYDVGPDGQQVLPEQLVAPLRVTGAKKGRTVTVRLPAVDHELVAGHRLRLVLASTDLAYASPAEPATYTVGLVDGGLTVPTAPGVHTQPAPLPLWVWGLPLAGAVVALALLLTGRRRTAAPAPDPELADVPLQITGLSKRYARSADRYAVRDLSFRVEKGQVLGLLGPNGAGKTTTLRMLMGLITPDGGEIRVFGQAIRPGAPVLSRVGAFVEGAGFLPHLTGRANLELYWRATGRPAADAHVEEALAIAGLGSALERAVRTYSQGMRQRLAIAQAMLGLPDLLILDEPTNGLDPPQIREMREVMIRYAAAGRTVIVSSHLLAEVEQSCTHLVVMDRGRLIQAGPVGEITGTGGSVLVGHEGELSEALMDKVNALPGIGSARRTADGLLVQLDGAAPARLLAELVRLEIPVTSFGPNRRLEEAFLTLIEGGSA, from the coding sequence ATGAAACTCCGAAAGACCCGGCCGCGGGGCCTGCGTCCGGCCGCCGTCGTGGCCGCCGCGGCCGTCCTCGTGGGCGCGGGCACCTGGGCGGTCGCCGCCCCCGACGACGGGCCGGCCGTCCACCGCGAGGACCGCGTGCTGGACATGCCGGGCGCGCGCATCGACACCTCGTACTTCACGGCGGGCGCCGGCCGCAGGCCCGCGGTCCTGCTCGGCCACGGCTTCGGCGGCAGCAAGGACGACGTACGAGACCGGGCCGAAGCGCTGGCCCGCGACGGGTATGCCGTGCTGACCTGGTCGGCACGCGGATTCGGCCGGTCCACCGGGAAGATCGGGCTCAACGACCCCGACCACGAGGTGGCCGATGTCCGGCGGCTGGTCGACTGGCTGGCCCAACGCCCCGAGGTGCGGCTCGACGGCCAAGGCGACCCCCGGGTGGGTGTCGCCGGGGCCTCTTACGGCGGGGCCATCTCCCTGCTGGCCGCCGGGTACGACCGCCGGGTGGACGCCATCGCGCCCGAGATCACCTACTGGAACCTCGCCGACGCGCTCTTCCCCCACGGTGTCTACAAGAAGCTGTGGGCCGGGCTGTTCTTCACCACCGGGTCGGCCGGCCTCACCCAGGCCCCGGAGGGCGCGGGGAACGAGGACGGCGACGGCGGGGGAGTGGCGAACCGCGCGACGGACCAGGAGGGCTGGAGCTGCGGCCGCTTCGAGAAGGAACTGTGCGAGATGTACGAGCGGGTCGCGGTCGCCGGAAAGCCGGACGCCGCCGCCCGCCGGCTGCTCGAGGAACGCAGCCCGTTCGCCGTCGCCGACCGGATCAAGGTCCCGACCCTGATCCTCCAGGGCCAGGCCGACTCCCTCTTCCCCCTCGACCAGGCCGATGCCATGGCGAAGGCGATCCGGGCCGGCGGAGCGCCGGTCGCCGTCGACTGGACCGCCGGGGGACATGATGGCGGCGACCGCGAGACCTCACGGGTGGCGGCGCGCACCCGTGCCTGGTTCGACCGCTACCTCAAGGGCGACAAGGGCACCGACACCGGACCCGCCTTCCGGATCAGCCGCACCGGGGGCGTCGACACCACCAACGGCGCGCTCCAGCTGCGCGGCGCCACCGGCGACCGCTACCCGGGCCTCGGCGACGGGAGACGGACGGTGGCGCTGCGCGGACGTGAGCAGTCGTTCGCCAACCCGCCCGGGGCGGGACCGCCTTCTGTCTCCACGGTGCCGGGCGTGGCCGGGCTGTCCCAGGCGTCCTCGCTCGGCGTCGGCCTCTCCCTCGACGTCCCCGGCCAGTTCGCCCGGTTCGACTCGGCGCCGCTGGACCGCACCCTGCGGATCACCGGATCGCCCGAGGTGCGGGTGCGGGTGAAGGCCGACACGGAGGACGCCGTCCTCTTCGCCAAGGTGTACGACGTGGGACCCGACGGGCAGCAGGTGCTGCCCGAGCAGCTCGTCGCGCCCCTGAGGGTCACCGGTGCCAAGAAGGGCCGTACCGTCACCGTCCGGCTGCCCGCCGTGGACCACGAGCTCGTCGCGGGCCATCGGCTGCGGCTCGTCCTCGCCTCCACCGACCTCGCCTACGCCTCCCCGGCCGAGCCCGCCACCTACACGGTCGGGCTGGTGGACGGCGGACTGACGGTCCCCACCGCGCCCGGGGTGCACACCCAGCCCGCCCCGCTGCCGCTGTGGGTGTGGGGGCTGCCGCTGGCCGGAGCCGTGGTGGCGCTCGCGCTGCTGCTGACCGGCAGGCGGCGTACGGCCGCTCCCGCGCCCGACCCCGAACTGGCCGACGTCCCCCTCCAGATCACCGGCCTGAGCAAGCGCTACGCCAGGTCCGCCGACCGCTACGCGGTGCGCGATCTGTCCTTCCGCGTCGAGAAGGGGCAGGTGCTCGGGCTCCTCGGGCCCAACGGCGCGGGCAAGACCACCACATTGCGCATGCTGATGGGGCTCATCACCCCCGACGGCGGCGAGATCCGCGTCTTCGGCCAGGCCATCAGGCCCGGTGCGCCCGTGCTCTCCCGCGTCGGCGCCTTCGTCGAGGGGGCGGGCTTCCTGCCGCATCTGACCGGCAGGGCCAACCTCGAGCTGTACTGGCGGGCCACCGGCCGCCCCGCCGCCGACGCCCATGTTGAGGAGGCGCTTGCGATCGCGGGCCTGGGCAGCGCGCTGGAGCGTGCCGTGCGCACCTACTCCCAGGGCATGCGGCAGCGGCTCGCCATCGCCCAGGCCATGCTGGGCCTGCCGGATCTGCTGATCCTCGACGAACCGACCAACGGCCTGGACCCGCCGCAGATCCGCGAGATGCGCGAGGTGATGATCCGGTACGCCGCCGCGGGCCGCACGGTGATCGTTTCCAGCCATCTTCTGGCGGAGGTCGAACAGTCTTGCACCCACCTGGTCGTCATGGACCGGGGCCGGCTCATCCAGGCAGGCCCGGTCGGCGAGATCACCGGCACCGGCGGCAGTGTGCTGGTGGGCCACGAGGGCGAGCTGAGCGAGGCCCTCATGGACAAGGTGAACGCGCTGCCCGGCATCGGGTCCGCCCGCCGCACCGCCGACGGGCTGCTCGTCCAGCTCGACGGGGCCGCGCCGGCGCGGCTGCTCGCCGAACTGGTGCGGCTGGAGATCCCGGTGACCAGCTTCGGGCCCAACCGACGTCTGGAAGAGGCCTTCTTGACGCTGATCGAAGGAGGATCCGCGTGA
- a CDS encoding ABC transporter permease — protein sequence MSSLSQVAPGYRARHTLPLRVEAVRQLRRRRTLVMAVVLAALPFVLVAAFAIGGTPEGRDDRISLMDTATASGANLAATALFVSAAFLLVVPVALFCGDTVAAEANWSSLRYLLAAPVPRARLLASKLAVALGFSAAAMVLLPLVALAVGTVAYGWGPLRIPTGGELPIGDALVRLALVVLYIFLSQLVTAALAFWLSTVTDAPLGAVGGAVGLTIVGNVLDAVTALGSWRDFLPSHWQFAWADALQPHLEWGGMVKGVSVSLAYALVFFALAFRGFARKDVVS from the coding sequence GTGAGTTCCCTGTCCCAGGTCGCGCCCGGCTACCGGGCCCGCCACACGCTGCCGCTGCGGGTCGAGGCCGTACGGCAGCTGCGCCGGCGCCGGACCCTGGTGATGGCGGTGGTGCTGGCGGCGCTGCCGTTCGTCCTCGTCGCGGCGTTCGCCATCGGCGGCACCCCCGAGGGGCGGGACGACCGGATCAGCCTGATGGACACGGCCACCGCCTCCGGCGCCAACCTCGCGGCCACCGCGCTGTTCGTCTCGGCCGCCTTTCTGCTGGTCGTGCCGGTGGCACTGTTCTGCGGTGACACCGTGGCCGCCGAGGCCAACTGGTCCTCGCTGCGCTATCTGCTGGCCGCGCCGGTGCCCAGGGCCCGGCTGCTGGCGAGCAAGCTCGCGGTCGCCCTCGGATTCAGCGCGGCCGCGATGGTGCTGCTACCCCTGGTCGCGCTCGCGGTGGGCACGGTCGCGTACGGCTGGGGGCCGCTGCGGATTCCCACGGGCGGTGAGCTGCCCATCGGGGACGCCCTGGTCCGGCTCGCCCTCGTGGTGCTGTACATCTTCCTGTCCCAGCTGGTCACGGCCGCCCTGGCGTTCTGGCTCTCGACCGTCACGGACGCGCCGCTGGGTGCGGTGGGCGGTGCGGTGGGGCTCACCATCGTGGGCAATGTGCTGGACGCGGTCACCGCGCTCGGCTCCTGGCGCGACTTCCTCCCCTCGCACTGGCAGTTCGCGTGGGCGGACGCACTCCAGCCCCACCTGGAGTGGGGCGGAATGGTGAAGGGCGTCTCGGTGTCCCTCGCGTACGCGCTGGTGTTCTTCGCGCTCGCCTTCCGTGGCTTCGCCCGCAAGGACGTGGTGTCCTAG
- a CDS encoding arsenate reductase family protein, with product MEIWINPACSKCRSALTLLDAEGAGYTVRRYLEDVPSQDEIRAVLGRLGLEPWDITRTQEAAAKELGMKDWPREEGARDRWIAALAEHPKLIQRPIITADDGSAVVGRTEEAVREALSRSRG from the coding sequence ATGGAGATCTGGATCAATCCGGCATGCTCGAAGTGCCGTAGCGCACTGACCCTGCTCGACGCGGAGGGCGCCGGCTACACCGTCCGCCGCTATCTCGAGGACGTCCCCAGCCAGGACGAGATCCGCGCGGTGCTCGGCCGGCTCGGGCTGGAGCCCTGGGACATCACCCGGACCCAGGAGGCCGCCGCGAAGGAGCTCGGTATGAAGGACTGGCCACGTGAGGAGGGCGCACGGGACCGCTGGATCGCGGCGCTCGCCGAGCACCCCAAGCTCATCCAGCGCCCCATCATCACGGCGGACGACGGTTCGGCGGTGGTGGGGCGTACCGAGGAGGCGGTACGGGAGGCGCTGTCCCGGTCCCGGGGGTGA
- a CDS encoding FAD-dependent monooxygenase: MRNTRVLISGASIAGPALAYWLDRYGCQVTVVERAAGPRPGGQAIDVRGPALEVCERMGVLEEIRAHRTGLRGMSMVDDDGKELYSTTGHTASGGDLSRPDIEILRDDLASVLLSAQGDGIEYLFGDSIVSLAQGPDGVAVTFRRGASRTFDIVVAAEGVHSATRALVFGPEEDYLRHLGGYLGVWTVPNYLGLDRWQVVYEMSGGIWGGMVMSVRDNTEARVYIGVDSDEPPARMLGSRSVSEQKRMVATWYENARWEMPRLLEYMWGAPDFHFDAVAQIHMDSWSRGRVALLGDAGYCGSPMAGQGSSLALIGAYVLAGELKAADGDHTAAFAAYERELRDYVAANQRLALANKDRREARRALAGQEPDTHPTNIQGPFYEVVNSYTLRDY; the protein is encoded by the coding sequence ATGCGGAACACACGGGTCTTGATTTCCGGGGCGAGTATCGCCGGGCCCGCCCTCGCCTACTGGCTGGACCGTTATGGCTGCCAGGTCACGGTCGTGGAGCGGGCCGCCGGGCCCCGGCCGGGCGGACAGGCGATCGACGTGCGGGGCCCGGCGCTGGAGGTGTGCGAGCGGATGGGTGTGCTGGAGGAGATCCGCGCGCACCGCACCGGACTGCGCGGCATGTCGATGGTCGACGACGACGGGAAGGAGCTGTACAGCACCACCGGACACACCGCCAGTGGCGGGGATCTCAGCCGCCCCGACATCGAGATTCTCCGGGACGACCTGGCCTCGGTTCTCCTCAGCGCGCAGGGTGACGGGATCGAGTACCTCTTCGGCGATTCGATCGTCTCGCTCGCCCAGGGCCCGGACGGGGTGGCGGTCACCTTCCGTCGGGGCGCCTCGCGCACCTTCGACATCGTGGTGGCGGCCGAGGGGGTGCACTCCGCCACCCGGGCGCTGGTCTTCGGCCCGGAGGAGGACTACCTCCGCCATCTGGGGGGTTATCTGGGGGTGTGGACGGTGCCGAACTATCTGGGCCTGGACCGCTGGCAGGTCGTCTACGAGATGTCCGGCGGCATCTGGGGCGGCATGGTGATGAGTGTCCGCGACAACACCGAGGCCCGGGTCTACATCGGCGTCGACTCGGACGAACCGCCCGCCCGGATGCTGGGCTCCCGGAGCGTCTCGGAGCAGAAGCGGATGGTGGCGACGTGGTACGAGAACGCGCGCTGGGAGATGCCCCGGCTGCTGGAGTACATGTGGGGGGCGCCCGACTTCCACTTCGACGCGGTGGCCCAGATCCATATGGACTCCTGGTCCCGTGGCCGGGTGGCCCTGCTGGGCGACGCCGGCTACTGCGGCTCGCCCATGGCCGGACAGGGCAGCAGCCTGGCCCTGATCGGCGCCTATGTGCTGGCGGGCGAGCTCAAGGCCGCCGACGGCGACCACACCGCGGCCTTCGCCGCCTATGAGCGCGAACTGCGCGACTACGTGGCCGCCAACCAGCGGCTCGCGCTGGCCAACAAGGACCGGCGGGAGGCACGGCGCGCCCTGGCCGGGCAGGAGCCGGACACCCACCCGACCAATATCCAGGGCCCCTTCTACGAGGTGGTCAACTCCTACACGCTCAGGGACTACTGA
- a CDS encoding general stress protein has product MTQQPPSEAVDRPAVGSYPTYAGAQRAVDFLADNKFPVEHIAIIGTDLRMVETVLRRLTRGRAALAGAGTGAWFGLLVGLLLTVFAAGTHSVIALLVSGVVYGAIFGAIFGFVGHAMTGGQRDFASRSQIVASRYDVVADAEVAEEAKNMLARLAMREG; this is encoded by the coding sequence ATGACCCAGCAACCGCCGTCGGAGGCGGTCGACCGTCCGGCCGTCGGCTCGTACCCGACCTACGCCGGCGCCCAGCGCGCGGTCGACTTCCTGGCCGACAACAAGTTCCCGGTCGAGCACATCGCCATCATCGGCACCGATCTGCGGATGGTCGAGACGGTCCTCAGACGGTTGACCCGGGGCCGCGCCGCGCTGGCCGGGGCCGGTACGGGGGCCTGGTTCGGGCTGCTCGTCGGACTGCTGCTGACGGTGTTCGCCGCGGGGACCCACAGTGTGATCGCGCTGCTGGTGAGCGGTGTCGTCTATGGGGCGATTTTCGGCGCGATCTTTGGTTTTGTCGGTCATGCCATGACCGGAGGACAGCGCGATTTCGCCTCCCGCAGTCAGATCGTGGCCTCGCGCTATGACGTAGTCGCGGATGCCGAGGTGGCCGAGGAGGCGAAGAACATGCTGGCCAGGCTCGCGATGCGGGAGGGCTGA
- a CDS encoding BlaI/MecI/CopY family transcriptional regulator: MRRLGELEAEIMDRLWAWQRPTTVREIVDDINDHRPVAYTTVMTVASILYNKGWLLRAKEGRAWVYSPVRSREEYTAALMEDALSTSEDRSAALTHFVEQMGPEEVSALRKALRAAGRRTQS; the protein is encoded by the coding sequence ATGCGACGGTTGGGGGAGCTCGAGGCGGAGATCATGGACCGCCTCTGGGCTTGGCAGCGTCCCACCACGGTGCGCGAGATCGTGGACGACATCAACGATCACCGCCCGGTCGCCTATACCACGGTGATGACCGTCGCCTCCATCCTCTACAACAAGGGCTGGCTGCTGCGCGCCAAGGAGGGCCGGGCCTGGGTGTACTCACCGGTCCGCAGCCGCGAGGAGTACACCGCCGCCCTGATGGAGGACGCGCTCAGCACCAGCGAGGACCGCTCCGCCGCCCTCACCCACTTCGTCGAGCAGATGGGCCCGGAAGAGGTCAGCGCGCTGCGCAAGGCCCTGCGGGCCGCCGGGCGGCGCACCCAGTCGTGA
- a CDS encoding AMP-binding protein codes for MTSPEQRMADLLKTFGEPAANTAYLLCDSHPDDAVAFTVVGKDMTGHDLTYGELRDRSSRMAGALAALGVGVGDRVATLMGKSAELLVASLAIWRLGAVQVPLFTAFAPPAIALRIKGNDTKVVITDADQRSKLDPESGFPDERPWRIVTTGPVTGTDLSFAELAESHAPLSEPVAVGGDGLIVELFTSGTAGTPKAVPIPLRAVAGFVMYQQFGLDHRPTDVFWNAADPGWAYGLYYAIIAPLALGQRALLLNSLFSAESTWEVLSRFGVTNFTAGPTVYRKLRGSGIPAPGDLRLRCCSAAGEPLPPDVVDWARETLGVPVRDHYGSTECGMMVAHAWHPALRDDIKSGSMGRPLPGWEVKVLREDTNSAPARTGVPGRVVVDIAESPLMWFKGYVGAPERSADKFSPDGRWFYTGDTASRDADGDLFFSGRGDDVILMAGYRIGPFEVETVLLEHAAVAEAAVVGVPHEEYGEVVEAFVVPYPGAEAGDALAAELQQLVRERYAKHAYPRKVHFVAELPKTSSGKTQRFLLRPQPPASSRRR; via the coding sequence TTGACCAGCCCAGAACAGCGCATGGCTGACCTGCTCAAGACCTTCGGTGAGCCTGCGGCGAACACCGCGTACCTGCTGTGCGACAGCCATCCGGACGACGCGGTCGCGTTCACGGTGGTGGGCAAGGACATGACCGGCCACGACCTGACGTACGGGGAGCTTCGTGACCGCTCGTCACGTATGGCCGGTGCCCTGGCCGCCCTGGGAGTCGGAGTGGGCGACCGCGTCGCCACCTTGATGGGCAAATCCGCCGAACTGCTGGTCGCCTCCCTCGCGATCTGGCGGCTCGGGGCCGTCCAGGTGCCGCTGTTCACCGCGTTCGCCCCGCCGGCCATCGCGCTGAGGATCAAGGGCAACGACACCAAGGTCGTGATCACCGATGCCGATCAGCGGTCCAAGCTGGACCCGGAGTCGGGCTTCCCCGACGAGCGCCCCTGGCGGATCGTCACCACCGGGCCCGTCACCGGGACCGATCTGTCCTTCGCGGAGCTGGCCGAGTCTCACGCCCCGCTGTCCGAGCCGGTGGCCGTGGGCGGCGACGGGCTCATCGTGGAGCTGTTCACCTCCGGTACCGCAGGCACCCCGAAGGCCGTCCCGATCCCGCTGCGGGCCGTCGCGGGCTTCGTGATGTACCAGCAGTTCGGCCTGGACCACCGGCCCACCGATGTGTTCTGGAACGCCGCCGACCCGGGCTGGGCGTACGGCCTCTACTACGCGATCATCGCCCCCCTCGCCCTCGGGCAGCGCGCGTTGCTGCTGAACAGCCTGTTCTCGGCCGAGTCCACCTGGGAGGTGCTCTCCCGGTTCGGCGTCACCAACTTCACCGCCGGGCCCACCGTCTACCGGAAGCTGCGCGGCTCCGGCATCCCCGCCCCCGGCGATCTGCGCCTGCGCTGCTGCTCCGCGGCCGGCGAACCGCTGCCCCCGGACGTCGTCGACTGGGCGCGGGAGACGCTCGGCGTCCCGGTGCGCGACCACTACGGTTCGACCGAGTGCGGCATGATGGTCGCCCACGCCTGGCACCCGGCCCTGCGCGACGACATCAAGTCCGGTTCCATGGGCCGTCCGCTGCCCGGCTGGGAGGTGAAGGTGCTGCGCGAGGACACCAACTCCGCGCCCGCCCGCACCGGTGTCCCCGGCCGGGTCGTGGTGGACATCGCCGAATCCCCGCTGATGTGGTTCAAGGGCTACGTCGGCGCCCCCGAGCGGAGCGCCGACAAGTTCAGCCCCGACGGGCGCTGGTTCTACACCGGTGACACCGCCTCCCGGGACGCGGACGGCGATCTGTTCTTCTCCGGGCGCGGCGACGACGTCATCCTGATGGCGGGTTACCGCATCGGCCCCTTCGAGGTGGAGACCGTGCTGCTGGAGCACGCCGCGGTGGCGGAGGCCGCCGTGGTCGGTGTACCGCACGAGGAGTACGGCGAGGTGGTGGAGGCGTTCGTGGTGCCGTACCCCGGCGCCGAGGCGGGCGACGCGCTCGCCGCCGAGCTTCAGCAGCTGGTCAGGGAGCGGTACGCCAAGCACGCGTATCCGCGGAAGGTCCACTTCGTGGCCGAACTGCCGAAGACCTCCAGCGGCAAGACGCAGCGGTTCCTGCTGCGCCCGCAGCCGCCCGCCTCCTCGCGGCGCCGCTGA
- a CDS encoding VWA domain-containing protein, translated as MIIKKRLATGALGLLAALACGLISPPAAMAGEPSADSPKVELVLDVSGSMRARDVDGASRMAAAKQAFNEVLDATPEEVRLGIRTLGANYPGKDRETGCQDSEQLYPVGQVDRTEAKAAVATLSPTGWTPIGLALRGASKDLSSGEGTRRIVLITDGEDSCGLPDPCDVARELAAQGTHLVVDTLGLTLDSKVREQLSCIAEATGGTYTAIQHRDQLSSRIKQLVRRSADTPAEAPTPVQGAAQCAKAPYLGSGLYSDRESFGEHRWYRMRVAPGQELRASASVAADRAVDPDYGVLLRAVTPGGRELVRGSEAGSGRTDVISSGLRYPIADADDDEDTTERTVCLELSQSFSAPASVKRTPGLPVELAVDVVGNDDPPADVAAFGLGRGWVLLGVLTVGGLLVGLLWGWLARWRVTVWRTN; from the coding sequence GTGATCATAAAGAAACGTCTGGCGACAGGCGCGTTGGGGCTGCTCGCGGCTCTCGCCTGCGGCCTGATATCCCCTCCCGCCGCCATGGCCGGTGAACCGTCGGCCGATTCCCCCAAGGTCGAGCTGGTGCTCGACGTCAGTGGCTCCATGCGGGCCCGCGACGTCGACGGCGCCTCCCGGATGGCGGCCGCGAAGCAGGCGTTCAACGAGGTGCTGGACGCCACACCGGAAGAGGTACGGCTGGGCATCCGCACCCTCGGCGCCAACTACCCGGGCAAGGACCGCGAGACCGGCTGCCAGGACAGCGAACAGCTCTACCCGGTGGGCCAGGTGGACCGCACCGAGGCCAAGGCGGCCGTCGCCACGCTGAGCCCCACCGGCTGGACGCCCATCGGACTCGCGCTGCGCGGGGCGTCCAAGGACCTCTCCAGCGGCGAGGGGACCCGCCGGATCGTACTGATCACGGACGGCGAGGACTCCTGCGGCCTGCCCGATCCCTGCGATGTGGCCCGGGAACTGGCCGCCCAGGGCACCCATCTGGTCGTCGACACGCTCGGGCTGACGCTGGACAGCAAGGTCCGCGAGCAGCTCAGCTGCATCGCCGAGGCCACCGGTGGCACCTATACCGCGATCCAGCACCGGGACCAGCTCTCCAGCCGTATCAAGCAGCTGGTCCGGCGCTCCGCCGACACCCCCGCGGAGGCACCCACGCCGGTACAGGGCGCCGCGCAGTGCGCCAAGGCCCCGTACCTGGGCTCGGGCCTCTACAGCGACCGGGAGAGCTTCGGCGAGCACCGCTGGTACCGGATGCGGGTGGCGCCCGGTCAGGAGCTGCGGGCCTCGGCGAGCGTGGCCGCGGACCGTGCCGTCGACCCCGACTACGGCGTTCTGCTGCGGGCGGTGACCCCGGGCGGCCGGGAGCTGGTGCGCGGCAGTGAGGCGGGCAGCGGCCGTACGGACGTCATCTCCAGCGGGCTGCGCTATCCGATCGCCGACGCGGACGACGACGAGGACACCACCGAACGGACCGTGTGCCTGGAGCTGAGCCAGTCGTTCTCCGCACCCGCTTCCGTCAAGCGCACTCCGGGCCTTCCGGTGGAGCTGGCCGTCGATGTGGTCGGCAACGACGATCCGCCCGCCGACGTGGCCGCCTTCGGCCTGGGCCGCGGCTGGGTGCTGCTGGGCGTGCTCACCGTGGGCGGACTGCTCGTGGGGTTGCTGTGGGGCTGGCTGGCCCGCTGGCGTGTCACCGTCTGGAGGACCAACTGA